Part of the Rhizobium tropici CIAT 899 genome, ACTGGCCGCCACCTGCTGGATGCAGGGCATCTTTGCCGCGCAACTGACCATCGGCAACACGTCTTTCCACAAGCTGTTTTCAGTCTCGCGCGATCCCTACAATCTGACCCGGTCGAGCGGCCTGCGCATCCTCGTTGATCTTGGCGATGGCTGGCGCCTGCTTGGCGTGCCTGCCGCCTTCGAGATGGGCTTGAGCGACACACGTTGGATCTACCGTCTTCCCGGCCGCACCATTATCGTTTCGGCAATCGCCTCCGGCGACGACCCGGCGATGCAATGGAGCGTCTCGGTCGAGGGCGCCGCCTGCCGCTTCCTCGTATTCGGTCAAATCGTGCTTGGCGAACGCGATTATGAAGCCGTGGCAAACATCGCGGTCGATACGGCAGGCAAGCGCATCTCCTTCCAACCGCAACCATCCTGGCTATGGGACCGGTATCCGAAGGCTGGATACCATCTTGTCACCTCGACCCCGGATGCGTTCGAAGCCATTGGTGGCGATGAACTGCTCTATAGCGACAGTACCGCCCGCAATGGCCCATTCATCGCCCTGAAATCGCACCCGACGAAAGCACTGCGCTTTGCCGTCACGGGCTCGATGACCGATGCGCAGGCGGCCGAGGCGCTTGCCGCGCGCTATACCACGGGTGTCGAAAGCGAAGAGATGCTGGCGCCGGCGCGCCGCTTCTGGAGCCATGTGACGCGGGGCGCGCGTATCGAAGGCGATGGCCGCGATGTGGCCGCACAAGCCGTCATGCTGCCCTGGATCGCGCATGACGCCATCGTGCATCTCAGCGTGCCGCATGGGCTCGAACAATATACGGGTGCTGCCTGGGGCACGCGCGACGTCTGCCAGGGGCCGATCGAATTCCTGCTTGCCTACGAGCATGACGAAGAAGTCCGGCAAATTCTTTTGACGCTCTTTTCCGAGCAGTACCGCGATCGCGGCGACTGGCCGCAATGGTTCATGCTGGAGCCCTACGCCAATATCCGTGCCGGCGAGGCGCATGGCGATATCGTTGTCTGGCCGCTGAAGGCGCTCTGCGATTACATCGAGGCGACCGGCGACATCGCCTTCCTTGCCAAAACGGTGCCGTGGCGTGCCGACGACACGATGCAGCTGACATCGGAGCACGCGACGATCTCCGATCACATCGAAAAACTGCTGGACACCGTGCGCAGCCGCTTCGTGCCAGGCACGAGCCTGATCCGCTACGGCGAAGGCGACTGGAACGACAGCCTGCAGCCAGCCGACCCGCATTTGCGCGATTGGATGGTGAGCAGCTGGACCGTTTCACTTCTGTATGAACAGCTGGTGCGCTACGCCAACATCCTGACGCTTGCCAACCGCAATGACGAAGCGCAGTCGCTTCAGGCAACCGCCGTCGCCATGCGCGCCGATTTCAACAGGCTCCTGATGCGCGACGGCATCGTCGCCGGTTACGGCGTCTTTGATCCGAGCCATGACGGCGTCGAATTGCTGCTGCATCCCGAGGATACCCGCACCGGCCTGCATTATTCGCTGATCGCGATGACCCAGCCGATGATTGGCGGGCTGTTCGCTCCCGAGCAGCGCCATGCCCACATGAAGATCATCCGCGCGAACCTATTGTTCCCGGACGGTGTGCGGCTGATGGAAAAGCCGGCAACCTATTCCGGTGGTCCGGAAAAGCTCTTCCGCCGCGCCGAGTCCTCGTCCTTCTTCGGTCGCGAGATCGGGCTCATGTATGTGCATGCGCATCTGCGCTACTGCGAAGCCCTTGCCCTCGACGATGACGCGGAGGCCGTATGGGCGGCGCTTGCGCTCGCAAATCCGATCGCCGTCAGCGGGCGGGTGGAACACGCGTCGCTCCGCCAGC contains:
- a CDS encoding GH36-type glycosyl hydrolase domain-containing protein, which gives rise to MSSGTNRSFQTPRREELGLITLSNTAGLSASALPNGTLFSIDFADQQGGVMINQVLGSPVYGGIGRLYLRIGGAKPATAEIVGPKAAVQFGHGKSGFSWSGETAGVKHTISLRLHPNKTAWFWQVSLENSSNATLSADLVLVQDVGLGDRGFLMNSEAYASQYIDHHIADHSAFGPVIMVRQNLKQGGGRNPWLAQGCLEGAAAYATDAIQLLVPSKGNDGVMVPDFGTSLPSARRQHEVACPTIQSKPLALAAGAKATTTFFGLFIADHPAASSDADLAHLDGLPALQSELAAETISAGQPVRSLLQDAPLAESDDLDQAALDALYPRRMLEEHADGKLLSFFVPDGPHNRHIVLREKERLVARRHGAIVRSGQNMLLDDQTLAATCWMQGIFAAQLTIGNTSFHKLFSVSRDPYNLTRSSGLRILVDLGDGWRLLGVPAAFEMGLSDTRWIYRLPGRTIIVSAIASGDDPAMQWSVSVEGAACRFLVFGQIVLGERDYEAVANIAVDTAGKRISFQPQPSWLWDRYPKAGYHLVTSTPDAFEAIGGDELLYSDSTARNGPFIALKSHPTKALRFAVTGSMTDAQAAEALAARYTTGVESEEMLAPARRFWSHVTRGARIEGDGRDVAAQAVMLPWIAHDAIVHLSVPHGLEQYTGAAWGTRDVCQGPIEFLLAYEHDEEVRQILLTLFSEQYRDRGDWPQWFMLEPYANIRAGEAHGDIVVWPLKALCDYIEATGDIAFLAKTVPWRADDTMQLTSEHATISDHIEKLLDTVRSRFVPGTSLIRYGEGDWNDSLQPADPHLRDWMVSSWTVSLLYEQLVRYANILTLANRNDEAQSLQATAVAMRADFNRLLMRDGIVAGYGVFDPSHDGVELLLHPEDTRTGLHYSLIAMTQPMIGGLFAPEQRHAHMKIIRANLLFPDGVRLMEKPATYSGGPEKLFRRAESSSFFGREIGLMYVHAHLRYCEALALDDDAEAVWAALALANPIAVSGRVEHASLRQRNTYFSSSDAAFEDRYQASAEWTRVKAGDIAVDGGWRIYSSGPGLYTKSLIGNVFGFKRQFGQRIRKPLLPASIGACEVKLDFKA